CAATACTTTCCTATATATAAAACATATAAGCGTCTGATTCACTATCATTGCTATGGTTTGCTAAATCTTCTAATGTCGTATTGTCGAGTACATCCTTAATCGCATCGCGGATTCGAATCCAAAGTTCACGTTTAGCAGGTTCTTCCTCTTCAATCCCTTCAACAGGTGTAATTGGTCCTTCTAGCACCCGTATAACATCCCCTGACGTTATTTTCGATGGTTCATCTGCAAGTGTATAACCGCCATATGCGCCTCGAATACTTTTCACAAGGCCCGCATTCCGTAAAGGAGCGATTAGCTGCTCCAAGTAATGTTCTGACAGGTCGTTCGCCTGTGCAATTGTTTTAAGTGAAATTGGTCCCTCGCCATGTCTTTTTGCAAGTTCAATCATGATTGTTAATCCATAGCGCCCTTTTGTAGATATCTTCATTTATTTATACCTCAATTCTTTTCTTTCCTAATTGTTAGATAATTGATAACCGTTAATAACTCATTTTTAAATAAATAGTATTACGCAAGATTTGCTATTCTAAAATTTTACCAAAATCCCTTGTAATTTGATAGGTAATAGAAATTATAGCATATTTCGAATCCATATGCTTTTCACCCATTACATGTTATTGTAGGATTATTAGTTAGATTATTGGAGAGATGAAAATGATGCCGCAAAAACCTTTAGCTTTTCGCATGCGACCTCGGACCATTGATGAGGTTGTCGGACAACAACATCTTGTTGGTAGTGATAAAATTATCACTAGAATGGTTAAGGCCAGAAAGCTAACATCGATGATTCTTTATGGACCTCCTGGCATTGGCAAGACTTCAATTGCGAGTGCCATAGCAGGAAGCACCCATTATGCATTTAGAATGCTTAATGCTGTGACAAATAATAAAAAAGATATGGAAGTGGTTGCCGCTGAAGCCAAAATGTCAGGTGGTGTCATTCTTCTTTTAGATGAAGTCCACCGTTTGGATAAAGGAAAGCAGGATTTCCTTCTACCTTATTTGGAGAGCGGTATGATCACTTTAATTGGGGCAACAACGAGTAACCCATACCATGCAATCAATCCAGCTATTCGCAGTCGCTGCCAAATTTTCGAGCTAAAGCCATTAAGCCCTGAAGAAGTGAAAAGTGCATTGGCTTTTGCTCTTAATGATAAAGAACGGGGCTTTGGTAAACAGAATATCCAAATAAATGAAGATGCCTTACAGCATTTTGCTGAAGGAACAAATGGGGATGTAAGAAGTTCCTTAAATGCGCTGGAATTAGCAGTTCTTTCATCTAATCAAGACGAAAACGGTATGATAGAGATTAATTTAAAAACTGCAGAAGAGTGTCTCCAGAAGAAAAGTTTCTCTTACGATAAAGACGGGGATAGTCATTATGACGTTATGTCGGCTTTTCAAAAGTCAATTCGTGGTAGTGATGTAAATGCAGCACTTCATTATCTTGCGAGATTAATCGAAGCTGGAGATCTTGTTAGTATAAGTCGCCGCTTGCTTGTAATTTCCTATGAAGATATTGGACTTGCTAGCCCTCAGGCTGGTGCTAGAACACTAGCTGCCATCGAATCAGCTGAACGACTCGGTTTTCCAGAAGCAAGAATTCCGCTTGCGAATGCCGTAATCGAATTATGTCTCTCTCCAAAATCAAATTCTGCTGTCATGGCCATTGAATCAGCTCTAACAGATATTCGCAAAGGGATAATAGGTGAGGTTCCCGATCATTTAAGAGATGCCCATTATAAAGGGGCACAAGAGCTTGGCAGGGGAATCGGCTACCTCTACCCGCATAATTATGAAACTGGCTGGGTTCCACAACAATATCTACCAAACAAACTAAAAAACAAAAAGTACTATCTTCCTAAAAAAACCGGA
The Neobacillus sp. PS3-40 genome window above contains:
- a CDS encoding replication-associated recombination protein A, which encodes MPQKPLAFRMRPRTIDEVVGQQHLVGSDKIITRMVKARKLTSMILYGPPGIGKTSIASAIAGSTHYAFRMLNAVTNNKKDMEVVAAEAKMSGGVILLLDEVHRLDKGKQDFLLPYLESGMITLIGATTSNPYHAINPAIRSRCQIFELKPLSPEEVKSALAFALNDKERGFGKQNIQINEDALQHFAEGTNGDVRSSLNALELAVLSSNQDENGMIEINLKTAEECLQKKSFSYDKDGDSHYDVMSAFQKSIRGSDVNAALHYLARLIEAGDLVSISRRLLVISYEDIGLASPQAGARTLAAIESAERLGFPEARIPLANAVIELCLSPKSNSAVMAIESALTDIRKGIIGEVPDHLRDAHYKGAQELGRGIGYLYPHNYETGWVPQQYLPNKLKNKKYYLPKKTGKFEQALSTVYEKLNKSK
- the cymR gene encoding cysteine metabolism transcriptional regulator CymR, with the protein product MKISTKGRYGLTIMIELAKRHGEGPISLKTIAQANDLSEHYLEQLIAPLRNAGLVKSIRGAYGGYTLADEPSKITSGDVIRVLEGPITPVEGIEEEEPAKRELWIRIRDAIKDVLDNTTLEDLANHSNDSESDAYMFYI